From a single Bryobacter aggregatus MPL3 genomic region:
- the rpe gene encoding ribulose-phosphate 3-epimerase, whose protein sequence is MSHPIQILPSLLSCDFSRMGEDIAMLESAGTHMLHFDVMDGRFVPNISMGLPILEAVRKATSCHIDAHLMIVEPERYVEAFRDAGADSISIHQEASPHLHRTLSLIKSTGAQAGVVLNPGTPVSTLEDVLDLADFVLVMSVNPGFGGQKFIPGALHKVRQLDQLRSQRNLTYAIEIDGGVDHTNIADIATAGCDWFVAGSSVFRSESPATAVRGLHARACSGRQILA, encoded by the coding sequence ATGAGCCACCCGATCCAAATTCTCCCCAGCCTTCTTTCCTGCGACTTCTCCCGAATGGGGGAAGACATCGCGATGCTCGAGTCCGCCGGAACCCATATGCTGCATTTCGACGTCATGGATGGTCGATTTGTGCCAAATATCTCAATGGGACTGCCGATTCTCGAGGCGGTGCGCAAGGCGACCAGTTGTCATATCGACGCGCACCTGATGATTGTGGAGCCGGAACGGTATGTTGAGGCGTTTCGCGACGCCGGTGCCGATTCGATCTCGATCCATCAGGAGGCGAGCCCTCATTTGCATCGCACTCTATCGCTGATCAAGTCGACCGGGGCGCAGGCCGGAGTGGTGCTGAATCCAGGAACTCCGGTGTCGACGCTCGAAGACGTTCTTGATTTGGCAGACTTCGTGCTTGTGATGAGTGTGAATCCCGGTTTCGGGGGCCAGAAGTTTATTCCCGGTGCACTGCATAAGGTGCGCCAACTGGACCAACTGAGGAGCCAGCGGAACCTGACCTATGCTATTGAAATCGATGGCGGAGTGGACCATACAAACATTGCGGATATCGCTACGGCCGGCTGCGACTGGTTTGTCGCCGGAAGTTCGGTATTCCGGAGTGAATCTCCCGCCACAGCCGTGCGTGGTTTGCACGCTCGCGCTTGCTCCGGCCGCCAGATCCTCGCATGA
- a CDS encoding response regulator codes for MPRKARSAIENVCSFTQINRASEQFCPNTFSPVDNTMLHILLAEDNSGDVYLVRYALAENQLRHELHVVRDGEEALRYIASIGSQEEAPRPDVMLLDLNLPKVDGPQVLRAFRQNHNCADVPVIIVTSSDSIEDRAQVAALGIARYFRKPINMDEFLKVGTVVREVIRDTGCEQQAILQ; via the coding sequence ATGCCGCGCAAGGCGAGATCGGCAATAGAAAACGTATGCAGCTTTACACAAATCAATCGAGCTTCGGAACAATTTTGCCCAAATACGTTCTCACCAGTAGACAACACTATGTTGCATATACTTTTAGCCGAAGACAATAGTGGCGATGTGTATCTCGTACGATACGCATTGGCAGAAAATCAACTCCGGCACGAGTTGCACGTCGTCCGGGATGGAGAAGAGGCGCTTCGATACATTGCATCCATTGGGTCCCAAGAAGAAGCGCCTCGCCCGGACGTGATGCTCCTCGACCTGAATCTTCCTAAAGTCGACGGACCGCAGGTATTACGGGCTTTCCGCCAAAATCATAACTGCGCCGATGTCCCGGTCATTATCGTCACTTCGTCCGACTCGATTGAGGATCGTGCACAGGTGGCCGCTCTCGGTATCGCCAGATACTTTCGGAAGCCAATCAACATGGATGAATTTTTAAAGGTGGGAACAGTGGTGCGGGAAGTAATTCGCGATACGGGCTGTGAACAACAAGCGATCCTCCAATAA
- a CDS encoding alpha/beta hydrolase, translating into MPRRIETLLLEGPTGKLEAILEEPDDIEPIAAALVCHPHPQHGGTMHTKVVYRTARALRKAGAAVLRFHYRGVNLSEGVYDHGHGEIEDGRACLNWLRGRYPNLPFCLAGFSFGSRIALKLAVDFPQATKVIPIGYPTSYPNREYIHEITVPKVFIQSTHDEFGPRPELEAFYETLPEPKQIKWVEAKDHFFVDNLDGFEQAVLETKPI; encoded by the coding sequence ATGCCGCGCCGCATCGAAACACTGCTCTTAGAGGGGCCGACAGGCAAGCTCGAAGCAATTCTCGAAGAGCCCGATGACATCGAGCCGATTGCGGCCGCGCTGGTGTGCCATCCGCACCCGCAGCACGGGGGCACGATGCACACGAAAGTGGTTTATCGCACCGCGCGAGCGCTCCGCAAGGCGGGGGCAGCGGTGCTTCGTTTTCACTATCGCGGGGTGAATCTGAGCGAAGGGGTTTATGATCATGGCCATGGAGAGATCGAGGACGGGCGGGCCTGTCTCAATTGGCTCCGTGGCCGTTATCCGAATCTGCCCTTTTGCCTGGCCGGATTTAGCTTTGGCTCCCGCATTGCCTTAAAGCTTGCCGTGGATTTTCCGCAGGCGACTAAGGTGATTCCGATCGGGTATCCGACCAGTTATCCGAATCGCGAATACATCCACGAGATCACGGTGCCGAAGGTCTTTATCCAGTCCACACACGATGAGTTTGGGCCGCGTCCGGAACTGGAAGCTTTCTATGAGACGTTGCCGGAACCGAAGCAGATCAAGTGGGTGGAGGCGAAGGATCATTTCTTTGTGGACAACCTCGATGGCTTTGAGCAGGCAGTTCTCGAAACGAAACCCATCTGA
- a CDS encoding YajQ family cyclic di-GMP-binding protein, protein MASDNSFDVVSKIEMPEVVNAISQALKEVIARYDLKDSKSSIELNEKDLKITLASADDYKLKAVNDILQTKMLKRGVPIGNLEYGPLIPSAGSTVKQEIKLKQGLETEKAKEVVKMIKDSKLKVVPSIMGDYVRVASKDRDTLQQVIALLRGHDFGVELQFTNYR, encoded by the coding sequence ATGGCATCTGACAATTCATTCGACGTTGTTTCGAAAATCGAAATGCCTGAGGTGGTAAACGCCATCTCCCAGGCGCTCAAAGAAGTGATCGCCCGTTACGATCTGAAAGATTCGAAGTCTTCGATCGAGCTGAACGAGAAGGATCTGAAGATCACGCTGGCTTCTGCCGACGACTACAAGCTGAAGGCCGTCAACGATATTCTGCAGACGAAGATGCTGAAGCGCGGTGTGCCGATTGGCAACCTCGAATATGGTCCACTGATCCCGAGCGCCGGCTCGACGGTGAAGCAGGAGATCAAGCTGAAGCAGGGTTTGGAAACCGAGAAGGCCAAAGAAGTGGTGAAGATGATCAAGGATTCAAAGCTGAAAGTTGTTCCTTCGATCATGGGCGACTATGTCCGTGTCGCCAGCAAAGATCGCGACACGCTGCAGCAAGTGATTGCATTGTTGCGCGGTCATGATTTCGGCGTCGAACTGCAGTTCACCAACTACCGCTAA
- a CDS encoding group I truncated hemoglobin — MTASTLTLYDRIGGKPAIDAAVELFYQRVIADPELNPFFAPMSVERIKTHQKAFFAMALGGAAHYQGRGMKEAHAQLGIRAVHFDRVAEHLGITLEDLGVEPGVRNETLTLVALLKSQIVSSE, encoded by the coding sequence ATGACAGCTTCCACCCTCACTCTCTATGACCGGATCGGCGGCAAGCCCGCGATCGATGCCGCAGTCGAACTCTTCTACCAGCGTGTGATTGCAGATCCGGAACTCAACCCGTTCTTTGCACCGATGAGCGTAGAACGGATCAAGACCCACCAGAAGGCCTTCTTTGCAATGGCGCTCGGCGGTGCGGCGCACTATCAGGGACGTGGCATGAAAGAGGCTCACGCACAGCTCGGCATCCGTGCAGTGCACTTTGACCGCGTGGCCGAACACCTGGGAATAACGCTCGAGGATCTCGGCGTTGAGCCTGGCGTCCGCAACGAGACGCTCACCCTCGTTGCCTTGTTGAAGAGCCAAATCGTCAGTAGCGAGTGA
- the bamD gene encoding outer membrane protein assembly factor BamD, translated as MSSFYVVRLSCLVLLTALLTFSTGCRKRKYENPITKDTQQPDKVLYDKAVADIERGRFEVARLTLQTLINTYDTSEFLAKAKLAIADSWFREGGTNGLAQAEAEYKDFILFYPTMEEAAESQEKVCTIHYRQMEKADRDNNHALRAEEECRQLLIQFPNSKFAPRATQLVRNIQEALAEGEMRVSDFYYKKQSWASSSNRYQALADQYPLYSRADEANFKLGDAYQKMGARFKDRAGKAFAKVVREFPLSAYADDAKKRLQEMELVVPDADPTAVARMKYELENRTKPGLTAPVMNMLKRGPDVHLAAKSGTPSMTPIRPTIPVNVPIPAAVTAGTTDVTVSTVNDSSTLDQSPDARRNAPGAAAPDAAAPGAASAETPASQAAPAAETPAATDANAPIISKGTLIKPKKQKKAKAPKTPKAQQETKKSN; from the coding sequence ATGAGTTCTTTCTACGTCGTCCGCCTGAGTTGTCTTGTGCTGCTCACGGCACTTCTCACCTTCTCGACTGGTTGCCGCAAGCGCAAGTACGAGAATCCCATCACGAAGGATACGCAGCAACCCGATAAGGTTCTCTACGATAAGGCCGTTGCCGACATTGAGCGCGGACGCTTTGAAGTAGCACGCCTGACTCTGCAGACCCTCATCAATACTTACGACACCAGCGAATTTCTTGCCAAGGCGAAGCTTGCCATTGCCGATAGCTGGTTCCGCGAAGGCGGCACCAATGGTCTGGCGCAGGCGGAGGCCGAGTACAAGGACTTTATTCTGTTCTACCCGACTATGGAAGAGGCTGCCGAATCGCAAGAAAAGGTGTGCACCATCCACTATCGTCAGATGGAAAAGGCTGATCGCGACAACAACCATGCCTTGCGTGCGGAAGAAGAGTGCCGCCAGTTGTTGATCCAGTTTCCGAATTCGAAGTTTGCCCCGCGTGCCACCCAACTGGTGCGGAACATCCAGGAAGCACTTGCCGAAGGCGAGATGCGCGTCAGTGATTTTTATTACAAGAAGCAGTCCTGGGCATCCAGTTCCAATCGCTACCAGGCGCTCGCCGATCAGTATCCGCTGTATTCGCGTGCGGATGAGGCGAATTTCAAGCTGGGCGATGCTTATCAGAAGATGGGCGCCCGCTTTAAGGACCGTGCCGGCAAAGCTTTTGCAAAAGTCGTACGCGAGTTTCCGCTGAGTGCCTATGCCGATGACGCGAAGAAGCGGTTGCAAGAAATGGAACTGGTGGTTCCGGATGCTGACCCGACTGCCGTGGCGCGGATGAAGTATGAGCTCGAGAATCGCACCAAGCCCGGCCTCACCGCGCCGGTGATGAACATGTTGAAGCGCGGTCCGGACGTGCATCTGGCGGCCAAGTCGGGGACGCCTTCGATGACGCCGATTCGCCCGACGATTCCGGTGAATGTGCCAATTCCGGCTGCTGTGACGGCTGGAACGACTGATGTGACGGTGTCAACGGTGAACGATTCATCGACGCTTGACCAGAGCCCGGATGCGCGCCGCAATGCTCCTGGCGCGGCTGCTCCCGATGCAGCGGCTCCTGGCGCGGCCAGCGCGGAAACCCCTGCCTCGCAGGCCGCTCCGGCTGCGGAAACGCCTGCCGCCACGGACGCGAATGCGCCGATTATTTCGAAGGGCACGCTGATCAAGCCGAAGAAGCAGAAGAAGGCAAAGGCGCCGAAGACGCCCAAGGCCCAACAGGAAACCAAGAAGTCCAATTGA
- a CDS encoding 2-hydroxyacid dehydrogenase has translation MKIAFFGAHQFEREFFDRYNARKGHEITFLEEHLRPETAVLAAGHDCVCVFVNDTVDATVLGLLAEQGIQLIAARSAGFNHIDLDAAKRLGIPVVRVPAYSPFAVAEHAVALILTLNRKTHRAFNRVRDGNFSLDGLLGFDLHGKTVGVIGTGKIGQVFAKIMIGFGCEVLAYDIAPNYSVREMGVQYQPLGDVLRKSDIVSLHCPLVTATHHLINGDSLARMKPGAMLINTSRGGLVDAKALIDALKSGHIGAVGLDVYEEEADLFFEDLSGQVIEDDVFARLLSFPNVLITGHQAFFTKEALQGIAMTTLDNVSEFEATGDSKNKIRGR, from the coding sequence ATGAAGATCGCTTTCTTCGGTGCACATCAGTTTGAGCGCGAGTTTTTCGATCGCTATAACGCTCGCAAAGGCCATGAAATCACCTTTCTTGAGGAACATCTCCGGCCGGAAACCGCAGTGCTTGCCGCCGGACATGATTGTGTCTGCGTCTTTGTGAATGACACGGTGGATGCCACCGTGCTTGGTTTATTGGCAGAGCAGGGAATCCAATTGATTGCGGCACGCAGCGCAGGCTTCAATCACATCGATCTCGATGCCGCTAAGCGGCTGGGAATTCCTGTGGTCCGCGTTCCGGCTTACTCGCCCTTTGCCGTGGCGGAGCATGCAGTGGCGCTGATCCTCACCTTGAATCGCAAGACGCACCGGGCTTTCAACCGGGTGCGGGACGGTAATTTTTCGCTGGATGGCCTGCTCGGATTCGATCTGCATGGGAAAACGGTGGGCGTGATCGGTACGGGGAAAATCGGACAGGTCTTCGCCAAAATCATGATCGGCTTTGGCTGTGAAGTGCTGGCCTATGACATTGCGCCGAACTACAGCGTCCGCGAAATGGGTGTGCAATACCAGCCGCTGGGGGACGTGTTACGGAAGAGCGATATTGTGAGTCTGCATTGTCCGCTGGTGACTGCCACGCATCATCTGATCAACGGCGACAGTCTGGCCCGGATGAAGCCGGGGGCGATGCTGATCAATACCTCGCGTGGCGGTCTGGTGGATGCGAAAGCCCTGATCGATGCTTTGAAGTCCGGCCACATTGGAGCGGTGGGCCTGGATGTCTATGAGGAAGAGGCCGATCTGTTCTTTGAAGACCTGAGTGGCCAGGTGATTGAAGACGATGTCTTCGCACGGCTGTTGTCGTTCCCCAACGTTCTCATTACTGGGCACCAAGCCTTTTTCACAAAAGAAGCCCTGCAGGGGATCGCCATGACAACTCTTGATAACGTGAGTGAGTTTGAGGCGACCGGGGATTCCAAAAATAAGATTCGCGGCCGCTAA
- a CDS encoding transcription antitermination factor NusB yields MAQVSPARRVAYEVLRRVHGGGFSDALLLDMARPLAARDAGLAHEIVYGVLRHQNQLDWLAQHFSGRQILTVDEPTAILLRMGIYQMRYLTKIPPHAAVMEAVELAKRASKRAAAGLVNAVLRKVHKKELKFPDPAIELCLPEWLYRRWLQHYGKEQTRLIAKSFMQAPEKVNRAGYRMDSGAQTIVPLLDPKPGQSFLDLCAAPGNKTRQAVDLGVKAIACDRSFKRLLPLQQIGIPLVHLDAAAPLPFRRPFDCVLADAPCSGTGTLGRNPEIKWRLTPEDLLRQQARQIGILKHGLEAVAPGGTLVYSTCSLEKEENEDVVRAVCGESSETAIPMHYRIPGRDPGDGFFAAVIHKPA; encoded by the coding sequence ATGGCTCAAGTCTCACCAGCGCGCCGTGTCGCCTATGAAGTTCTCCGCCGCGTGCATGGTGGCGGCTTCTCGGACGCGCTTCTTCTCGATATGGCCCGGCCTCTCGCTGCCCGCGATGCCGGTCTTGCACATGAAATTGTTTACGGCGTTCTGCGGCATCAGAATCAATTGGACTGGCTGGCACAGCATTTCTCGGGACGCCAGATCCTGACGGTTGATGAACCGACGGCAATCCTGCTGCGGATGGGCATCTATCAGATGCGCTATCTCACCAAGATTCCGCCCCATGCGGCGGTGATGGAAGCTGTGGAACTGGCCAAGCGCGCCTCGAAACGGGCTGCTGCGGGCCTGGTGAACGCGGTGCTGCGCAAGGTGCACAAGAAGGAACTGAAGTTTCCCGATCCGGCGATCGAGCTTTGCCTGCCCGAATGGTTATACCGGCGCTGGCTGCAGCACTACGGCAAGGAACAGACCCGGCTGATCGCGAAATCGTTTATGCAGGCTCCCGAGAAAGTGAATCGTGCCGGCTACCGCATGGATTCCGGCGCGCAGACGATCGTGCCGCTGCTTGATCCCAAGCCGGGACAGAGCTTTCTCGATCTGTGCGCGGCGCCGGGCAATAAGACGCGCCAGGCCGTCGATCTGGGCGTCAAAGCCATTGCCTGCGACCGAAGCTTCAAGCGTCTGCTGCCGCTCCAGCAGATCGGCATTCCGCTGGTGCATCTCGATGCGGCGGCACCTTTGCCCTTCCGCCGTCCTTTTGATTGCGTCCTGGCCGATGCGCCTTGCTCGGGGACGGGGACGCTGGGACGGAACCCGGAGATCAAATGGCGTCTGACTCCCGAGGATCTGCTGCGCCAGCAGGCTCGGCAGATCGGCATCCTCAAGCATGGTCTCGAAGCGGTTGCGCCCGGCGGCACGCTGGTGTACTCGACATGCTCGCTTGAAAAAGAGGAAAATGAAGATGTCGTTCGAGCCGTATGCGGGGAGTCGAGTGAAACGGCGATTCCCATGCATTACCGCATCCCCGGGCGCGACCCCGGCGACGGATTTTTTGCAGCCGTCATTCACAAGCCAGCATGA
- a CDS encoding SPFH domain-containing protein, which yields MSGALIAVLALTVLFFIILAKTAVVVPQQNAYIVERLGRFSGILPAGFHILVPFIDVIRYKHILKEQAIDIPEQICITRDNVQVGVDGVLYMKIIDPERASYGISNFGFAISQLAQTTLRSELGKIELDRTFEERTNINTNIVSELDKATEPWGIKVFRYEIKNITPPADILGAMEKQMRAEREKRATILTSEATRDAAINTAEGEKQQTIKKSEAHKQRQINEAEGQAAAILSIAKATAEGIREVADTIQMAGGMEAVQLRVAEKYIEQFGNLAKVGNTMIVPSNVADVSGMLASAMTIIQQTGTPVAPVRPAAPPRG from the coding sequence ATGTCCGGCGCTCTCATTGCAGTACTTGCTCTCACAGTTCTCTTCTTCATCATCCTGGCCAAGACTGCCGTTGTCGTACCGCAGCAGAACGCCTACATCGTCGAGAGACTCGGCCGCTTCTCAGGCATCCTCCCGGCTGGCTTCCACATTCTCGTCCCCTTCATCGACGTCATCCGCTACAAGCACATCCTCAAAGAGCAGGCGATCGACATCCCCGAGCAAATCTGCATCACGCGCGACAACGTCCAGGTCGGCGTCGACGGCGTTCTCTATATGAAGATCATCGACCCCGAACGCGCCTCCTACGGCATCTCGAACTTCGGCTTCGCCATCTCGCAGCTCGCCCAAACCACGCTCCGCAGTGAGCTCGGCAAGATCGAACTCGACCGCACCTTTGAGGAGCGCACCAACATCAACACGAACATCGTCAGCGAGCTCGACAAGGCGACCGAGCCCTGGGGCATCAAGGTCTTCCGTTACGAGATCAAGAACATCACCCCTCCCGCCGACATCCTCGGCGCGATGGAAAAGCAGATGCGTGCCGAGCGCGAAAAGCGAGCCACGATCCTCACCTCCGAGGCCACGCGCGACGCGGCGATCAACACCGCTGAAGGCGAGAAGCAGCAGACCATCAAGAAGTCCGAGGCGCACAAGCAGCGGCAGATCAACGAAGCCGAAGGCCAAGCCGCGGCCATCCTCTCCATCGCCAAGGCAACAGCAGAAGGCATCCGCGAAGTCGCCGACACCATCCAGATGGCCGGTGGCATGGAAGCCGTACAACTCCGCGTCGCAGAGAAGTACATCGAACAGTTTGGCAATCTGGCCAAGGTCGGCAACACCATGATCGTGCCGAGCAACGTCGCCGATGTCAGCGGCATGCTGGCCAGTGCGATGACCATCATCCAACAGACGGGCACGCCCGTGGCGCCCGTGCGCCCAGCGGCTCCGCCTCGTGGCTAG
- a CDS encoding response regulator: protein MIARVLLADDSPHAQRMGARILTEEGFDVELIADGQLVYQALDHFVPDVVLVDVFLPTRSGYEICHWIKSNYRYQGMGVVLTAGLLEPFNEEEARNAGCDAFIKKPFEASEVLNTIRPLAEAAQYSRGLFAEEFDDQIPPISRPNQPVPPVAKPEVDPERIRAAVSLALKTSMPAIIKEVTERVLLALGH, encoded by the coding sequence TTGATCGCTCGAGTCCTTCTAGCCGACGATAGCCCACACGCGCAGCGTATGGGCGCCCGCATCCTGACCGAAGAAGGCTTTGATGTGGAATTGATCGCCGATGGACAGCTTGTCTATCAGGCGCTTGATCATTTTGTGCCCGATGTGGTGCTGGTGGATGTCTTTCTCCCGACGCGCTCGGGCTATGAGATTTGCCACTGGATCAAGAGCAACTATCGCTATCAGGGGATGGGCGTGGTGCTCACAGCCGGCCTGCTGGAGCCCTTCAATGAAGAAGAAGCCCGTAACGCTGGCTGCGATGCATTCATCAAGAAGCCATTCGAGGCAAGCGAAGTCTTAAACACAATCCGCCCTCTTGCCGAGGCGGCACAATATTCCCGCGGGCTTTTTGCCGAAGAGTTCGACGATCAAATTCCTCCGATTTCCCGCCCCAATCAGCCTGTTCCTCCGGTGGCGAAACCAGAAGTGGATCCCGAACGCATTCGCGCTGCTGTATCCTTGGCGCTGAAGACAAGTATGCCCGCCATCATCAAGGAGGTCACCGAGCGAGTGCTCCTCGCTTTGGGTCATTAA
- a CDS encoding class I SAM-dependent methyltransferase translates to MASAWLGVALNDYERHVELDSVGQAAAIRAALATGIARHQPTSLLYLGCAGGNGLEAASRVPRILGLDLNPNYLALASERFPDADFLTWDLNTGVPQLPPADLIFGALILEYIVSLEQLLQALQAVLSPQGKIVFLLLGVRANAPDILPSPYRAALAPVGAEYRTVSKEVLLAAATQTGWRAVDEQNIELPSGKYFTQLTLEAQTRSGTT, encoded by the coding sequence GTGGCTAGCGCCTGGCTCGGCGTGGCGCTGAACGACTACGAGCGCCACGTTGAGCTCGATTCCGTTGGCCAGGCCGCCGCCATCCGCGCGGCGCTCGCAACGGGCATCGCCCGCCATCAACCAACGAGTCTGCTCTATCTGGGCTGTGCGGGAGGCAATGGTCTTGAAGCCGCCTCCAGGGTCCCGCGCATCCTGGGCCTCGATCTGAATCCCAACTATCTGGCCCTGGCGTCCGAACGCTTTCCCGATGCCGACTTCCTCACCTGGGATCTCAATACTGGAGTGCCACAACTTCCACCCGCCGATCTCATCTTTGGTGCGCTCATCCTCGAATACATTGTGTCCCTCGAGCAACTCCTACAGGCGCTCCAGGCGGTGCTGTCGCCGCAAGGCAAGATCGTCTTCCTCTTACTCGGGGTGCGCGCCAACGCGCCAGACATTCTTCCTTCGCCCTACCGCGCGGCGCTCGCCCCGGTCGGAGCGGAGTACCGGACTGTCTCAAAAGAAGTCTTGCTCGCAGCGGCGACCCAAACAGGATGGAGGGCAGTCGATGAACAAAACATCGAGCTGCCCTCCGGAAAATACTTCACCCAACTAACGCTCGAAGCTCAGACCCGCTCCGGAACCACATAA
- a CDS encoding NfeD family protein, translating into MVTWWMWMVAGFAMLATEAVVPGFFLLFFGFGAVFMGFFQLLIPGVDLWMELLIFLSVSSLWLALFRKRLIAYMERRSPSKVVDSIAGETATALEDILPQQRGKAELRGTSWSALNLGESAIVKAQRCKVERMEGLTLYVRAM; encoded by the coding sequence ATGGTCACCTGGTGGATGTGGATGGTGGCGGGCTTCGCGATGCTCGCCACGGAAGCCGTCGTGCCAGGTTTCTTTTTGCTCTTCTTTGGATTCGGCGCCGTGTTCATGGGCTTCTTCCAGTTGCTCATTCCCGGCGTCGATCTCTGGATGGAGCTCCTGATTTTCTTGAGCGTGTCCAGTCTCTGGCTCGCCCTCTTTCGCAAACGTCTCATCGCCTACATGGAACGGCGAAGCCCTTCGAAAGTCGTCGATTCGATCGCCGGTGAGACGGCCACCGCACTCGAAGATATCCTCCCGCAGCAACGAGGCAAGGCAGAGCTCCGCGGCACCAGCTGGAGTGCCTTGAATCTGGGCGAAAGCGCCATCGTCAAAGCCCAGCGCTGCAAAGTAGAACGGATGGAAGGTCTCACTCTCTACGTCCGGGCCATGTAG
- a CDS encoding Gfo/Idh/MocA family protein, which produces MDRRHFLLAAAAANQSWAQANDRVRVAIVGVGSRGTAHIKEMLPVPNLEIAALCDVDGARAEAASQTIFAKTGKRPILETDMRRIFDDKSIDAVSIATTNHWHALTAIWAMQAGKDVYVEKPVSHNIFEGTKVVEAARKYKRMAAGGTQRRWWGKYRKAIEVIHSGAIGEIYQGNFTFPGNRDSLGFKPFKEPPANLNWDLWVGPAPMQKYHENLVPYNWHWFWDFGNGELGNNGIHMIDVLRWGMKQKMAVSVRSTGGRFGYKDQGETPNSQNVTWTFADGSSIVGQLRGLYTDEPMSWDFFGSKGHMHMFSDGRFRITMGRSKKPEPEMEYYSDIDHFAKFTEAVRTRNSKLIEAEIEETAISTALCHQGNISYRLKRELKFDPATMLFVNDKEANALVTRKYRAPYVVPERV; this is translated from the coding sequence ATGGATCGCCGTCACTTTTTACTTGCAGCCGCTGCTGCCAATCAGAGTTGGGCGCAGGCGAACGACCGGGTACGTGTCGCTATCGTCGGAGTGGGCTCGCGTGGAACCGCGCATATCAAAGAGATGCTGCCGGTGCCGAATCTTGAGATCGCTGCGCTCTGCGATGTGGATGGGGCACGCGCCGAAGCCGCTTCGCAGACGATCTTTGCCAAGACGGGAAAGCGGCCAATTCTTGAGACCGACATGCGCCGGATTTTCGATGACAAGAGCATCGACGCGGTGAGCATTGCCACCACCAATCACTGGCATGCGCTGACCGCCATCTGGGCCATGCAGGCCGGAAAGGACGTCTATGTCGAGAAGCCGGTCTCGCACAATATTTTTGAAGGAACCAAAGTGGTGGAGGCAGCCCGCAAGTACAAGCGAATGGCGGCCGGTGGGACGCAGCGCCGCTGGTGGGGCAAGTACCGCAAGGCGATTGAGGTGATTCATAGCGGCGCGATTGGAGAGATTTATCAGGGGAATTTCACCTTCCCGGGCAATCGCGATTCGCTGGGCTTCAAGCCGTTCAAGGAACCGCCGGCCAATCTGAATTGGGATCTGTGGGTGGGCCCGGCTCCAATGCAGAAGTACCACGAGAATCTGGTGCCCTATAACTGGCATTGGTTCTGGGACTTCGGCAATGGCGAACTGGGCAATAACGGCATCCACATGATCGACGTGTTGCGCTGGGGCATGAAGCAGAAGATGGCCGTATCGGTGCGTTCCACCGGTGGGCGCTTTGGCTACAAGGACCAGGGCGAAACTCCGAACTCGCAGAATGTCACCTGGACCTTTGCCGACGGTTCGAGTATTGTTGGGCAGTTGCGCGGACTCTATACGGATGAGCCAATGTCCTGGGACTTCTTTGGAAGCAAAGGCCATATGCACATGTTCAGCGATGGGCGCTTCCGGATCACGATGGGCCGCAGCAAGAAGCCGGAGCCGGAGATGGAATACTATTCCGACATCGACCACTTTGCGAAGTTCACGGAAGCGGTGCGGACGCGCAATTCGAAATTGATTGAAGCCGAGATTGAAGAGACGGCGATTTCGACGGCGCTCTGCCATCAGGGCAACATTTCCTATCGCCTGAAGCGCGAATTGAAGTTTGACCCGGCGACGATGCTGTTTGTGAACGACAAGGAAGCCAATGCGTTGGTAACGCGCAAGTACCGCGCGCCTTATGTGGTTCCGGAGCGGGTCTGA